The proteins below come from a single Metarhizium brunneum chromosome 1, complete sequence genomic window:
- the Dars2 gene encoding Aspartate--tRNA ligase, giving the protein MSQLGRCWAVSRRGACNRSILAPISRNGALRFYAHQTAAAGPRAGHLNKEELLKAWNQFRGSNSLTQTDPDVITGFLGKRRNVGKHLSFADLTTSSGEVIQICSHVDGGLESHEKFRQVPAFAPVVVCARPEPPAQAAGEEQNSSSSKRTLYLRDIRSLNTVPKDLIVTSDVQFPQTKRHLQIRFHPELQARLKFRSWLKGQLNQSLLEKGFTDVETPTLFKSTSEGAREFLVPTRQRGTAYALSQSPQQYKQVLMASGIGQYMQWARCYRDEDLRTDRQPEFSQLDMEWAFAGSAEVQADVNDILLAALSRLRPARSYSDIRGERIPILSDILNEPAPADESPDHKFTTLTFAESIAAYGSDKPDLRIPNQIHALEDIEPYRNFVNMITHLSDPLIEAFTFPLKDCSPSEARKFVIKFMDNLPPALANNPDGKPQILIHDSRQPLSGFSSLGFEYESVLDKLSQGQEISDGDLVVFQAREKPQGQYCLGSTKIGDIRNALWKSLVEEGYMEKPKLGDPESLQFVWVTEFPMFKPVEEGEPGQGGAAGISAAHHPFTAPLSENDLEILFTDPLQARSAAYDLVLNGIEIGGGSERIHVADIQEFIMRDVLKMTDQRIKDFSHLFDALRAGCPPHAGFALGFDRLVALLTDTSTVRDVIAFPKTMRGEDPFVRSPSKLNNEQLAPYGLQLMSKSK; this is encoded by the exons ATGTCCCAGCTGGGTCGCTGCTGGGCTGTCTCACGCCGCGGTGCTTGCAATCGCTCCATACTGGCACCGATTTCTCGCAATGGCGCTTTGAGGTTCTATGCGCATCAGACTGCTGCGGCTGGCCCAAGGGCAGGACACCTGAACAAGGAAGAATTGCTCAAGGCTTGGAACCAGT TTCGAGGTTCCAATTCATTGACACAAACCGACCCCGACGTCATAACAGGATTTCTCGGAAAGCGACGCAATGTCGGAAAGCACCTGTCATTCGCGGACCTCACCACATCTTCAGGTGAAGTGATCCAAATATGCTCCCATGTCGATGGCGGGCTAGAATCCCACGAGAAATTTCGGCAAGTTCCTGCATTTGCGCCAGTCGTCGTCTGCGCGCGACCAGAGCCGCCAGCACAAGCAGCTGGAGAAGAGCAGAATAGTTCCTCGTCCAAGCGAACCCTATATCTTAGGGATATTCGATCATTAAACACGGTTCCAAAAGATCTTATTGTCACGTCTGATGTTCAATTCCCTCAAACAAAGCGACACTTGCAAATTCGATTCCACCCTGAGCTTCAAGCCAGACTAAAATTCAGATCTTGGCTAAAGGGTCAGTTGAATCAGAGCTTGTTGGAAAAGGGGTTCACAGATGTTGAGACGCCTACCCTTTTCAAATCTACGTCCGAGGGCGCCCGTGAGTTCTTAGTTCCGACAAGACAAAGGGGTACTGCATATGCACTCAGTCAGAGCCCTCAACAATACAAACAGGTCCTGATGGCGAGCGGTATTGGTCAGTACATGCAATGGGCAAGGTGCTATCGAGATGAGGATTTACGGACGGATAGACAGCCAGAATTCTCTCAG CTCGATATGGAATGGGCATTTGCTGGTTCCGCCGAAGTGCAGGCCGATGTAAATGATATCCTGCTGGCTGCACTGTCACGACTCCGACCAGCTCGAAGTTACAGCGATATCCGTGGAGAGAGAATACCCATCCTATCTGATATACTCAATGAGCCCGCACCCGCCGACGAATCACCTGATCACAAGTTCACCACCCTCACCTTCGCCGAGAGTATCGCCGCTTATGGCTCTGACAAGCCGGACTTGCGAATTCCCAACCAA ATACATGCGTTAGAAGATATTGAGCCTTATCGCAATTTTGTCAACATGATTACACATCTTTCGGATCCTCTCATTGAGGCATTCACCTTTCCACTGAAAGACTGTTCACCATCTGAAGCCCGAAAATTTGTCATTAAATTTATGGACAACCTCCCACCCGCATTAGCCAACAACCCCGATGGCAAACCACAAATACTCATTCACGACTCTCGACAGCCTTTATCTGGCTTCTCCTCTCTAGGCTTCGAGTATGAAAGCGTCCTGGACAAACTttcccaaggccaagaaatcAGTGATGGCGATTTGGTGGTCTTCCAGGCCCGAGAAAAGCCCCAGGGTCAATACTGCCTTGGATCCACCAAAATCGGCGACATACGAAACGCCCTCTGGAAAAGTCTGGTGGAGGAAGGCTACATGGAAAAACCAAAGCTTGGAGATCCCGAGTCACTGCAATTTGTATGGGTCACGGAATTTCCCATGTTCAAGCCCGTTGAAGAAGGGGAACCCGGCCAGGGTGGCGCGGCTGGAATTTCCGCAGCCCATCACCCATTTACGGCACCACTGTCAGAGAATGACCTCGAAATCCTCTTCACCGATCCATTGCAAGCTCGGAGTGCCGCCTACGACCTCGTTCTAAACGGTATCGAGATTGGAGGTGGAAGCGAGCGTATTCACGTCGCAGATATTCAGGAATTCATCATGCGAGACGTCCTGAAAATGACTGATCAACGAATCAAAGACTTTTCACATCTGTTTGACGCGCTGAGGGCAGGATGTCCGCCTCACGCTGGCTTTGCCCTTGGGTTCGATAGACTTGTTGCGCTGCTCACAGATACGTCGACCGTCCGGGATGTGATTGCTTTCCCAAAGACCATGAGGGGTGAGGATCCGTTTGTGCGGTCACCAAGTAAGCTGAATAATGAGCAGCTTGCTCCATATGGGCTACAACTGATGTCGAAGTCTAAATGA
- the UTP11 gene encoding U3 small nucleolar RNA-associated protein 11: protein MSSMRNAVARRPHRERAQPLERGRLGLLEKHKDYSLRAKDFNKKKTQLKSLRQKAADRNEDEFYFGMMSRKGAGSKLKDGKSWTGKLEGDRGNRAMDVDTVRLLKTQDIGYIRTMRQVVVKEIARLEQQVVLTRGLDRLEDEEDEEDKEDDLDSDDDETPLPAKPKAPRKIVFMDDEEEREATMLDRLEAEQNDDGDEEEEEKGRNAAAADGEGDDEEADPVKSLRRLKRQLENAKKQLKAFNDAEAHLDVQRAKMAKTATSGGNTRRGRKIMVRARKR from the exons ATGTCATCTATGCGCAACGCCGTGGCGCGGCGCCCGCACCGTGAGCGTGCCCAACCGCTGGAGCGTGGCCGACTGGGCCTGCTCGAAAAGCACAAG GACTACTCTCTCCGAGCCAAGGATTTCAACAAGAAAAAGACCCAGCTGAAATCGCTGCGACAAAAGGCCGCTGATCGAAATGAAGATGAATTCTACTTTGGCATGATGTCCCGCAAGGGCGCCGGATCCAAactcaaggacggcaagagcTGGACAGGCAAGCTCGAGGGCGACCGCGGCAACAGGGCAATGGACGTCGATACTGTGCGGCTGCTCAAGACCCAGGACATAGGGTATATCCGGACGATGCGGCAGGTGGTTGTCAAGGAAATCGCAAGACTGGAACAACAAGTCGTCTTGACAAGAGGACTGGACCGTcttgaagacgaagaggacgaggaagacaaAGAAGACGATCTGGActctgacgacgacgagacgcCCTTGCCTGCGAAACCCAAGGCACCGAGAAAAATTGTCTTcatggatgacgaggaggagcgagAGGCTACTATGCTGGATAGGTTGGAGGCGGAGCAaaatgacgacggcgacgaggaagaagaagaaaaaggtaGAAATGCTGCCGCCGCAGATGGGGAAggggacgacgaggaagccgaTCCGGTCAAGTCGCTGCGGAGACTGAAGAGACAACTCGAAAATGCTAAGAAGCAGCTCAAGGCTTTCAATGATGCCGAGGCACATCTTGACGTGCAGCGcgccaagatggccaagacggcgacATCCGGAGGGAACacaaggagagggaggaaaATCATGGTTCGCGCAAGGAAGCGTTAA
- the mfs1_3 gene encoding MFS glucose transporter mfs1: MSRLVDTSTSAGVWRQLRDNPYIFGLSAFASLGGFLFGYDQGVVSGVLKMESFGAEFPRVYLDSGFKGWFVSTLLLAAWLGSLVNGPIADRFGRKGSMLAAVVVFVLGSGLQAGARSIGVLFAGRAIAGFSVGMLTMIVPMYMSEVSTPGIRGTLVVLQQLSITLGILVSYWLEYGTQYIGGTRCAPDIPYTGGTESNRAFDPRHDVGPDGCTGQSEAAWRVPFALQIVPAFILGVGMIFFPESPRFYLMRKSEERALGALGQLRRVHPDSDTLREEYLAIKAEVLFDESVARDKFPGQHGVSLYLSQYASLVSTWPNLKRLLVGSGTMFLQQFMGCNALIYYAPTIFGQLGLSGNTTSLLATGVYGIVNTLSTLPAVFLIDKVGRRPLLMCGAFGTFVSLVIVGAVVGAYGPDLQSHKAAAWTGIAFIYIYDINFSYSFAPIGWVLPSEIFNLGSRSKAMAITTSATWMCNFIIGLVTPDMLDKITWGTYIFFACFCLIALAFTYFVIPETKGKSLEDMDIAFGDTAAHEEKMRLFGIAATLGLTASVPEEKIEAARGEMEEYA; this comes from the exons GGGTTCCTCTTCGGCTATGACCAAGGTGTAGTTTCTGGGGTTCTGAAAATGGAATCTTTTGGCGCAGAATTCCCGCGAGTATATCTTGATAGTGGATTCAAGGGCTGGTTCGTGTCCACGCTTTTGCTTGCCGCGTGGCTGGGGTCATTGGTCAACGGTCCGATTGCAGACCGGTTTGGCCGCAAGGGATCAATGCTGGCGGCCGTGGTTGTCTTTGTCTTGGGGTCGGGTCTCCAAGCCGGTGCCCGATCCATTGGCGTTTTGTTTGCAG GTCGTGCAATTGCAGGATTTTCAGTAGGCATGCTGACCATGATTGTGCCCATGTACATGTCGGAGGTTTCAACCCCAGGCATTCGAGGCACCTTGGTTGTCCTCCAGCAGT TGAGCATCACGCTTGGTATTCTTGTCAGTTACTGGCTGGAATACGGCACGCAGTACATTGGCGGGACACGATGTGCGCCTGATATCCCTTACACGGGCGGCACCGAGTCGAACCGCGCATTTGACCCCAGACACGACGTCGGCCCAGACGGGTGTACCGGCCAAAGCGAAGCAGCATGGAGAGTTCCGTTTGCGCTGCAAATCGTGCCTGCTTTCATCCTGGGCGTGGGCATGATCTTCTTCCCGGAATCGCCTCGGTTCTACCTCATGCGTAAGAGCGAAGAGAGGGCTCTCGGTGCGCTGGGCCAGCTCCGACGCGTCCACCCGGATTCGGATACCCTACGTGAGGAATATCTGGCAATCAAGGCAGAGGTTCTTTTTGATGAATCTGTGGCACGGGACAAATTCCCCGGCCAGCACGGTGTTTCTCTCTACCTATCACAATACGCATCCCTTGTTTCCACATGGCCAAACCTGAAGCGACTGCTCGTAGGCTCTGGGACCATGTTCCTTCAACAATTCATGGGCTGCAACGCGTTGATTTACTACGCGCCCACCATATTCGGGCAATTAGGACTGTCGGGGAACACGACCTCGCTGCTGGCAACGGGCGTCTACGGCATCGTCAACACATTGTCCACTTTGCCGGCCGTGTTCCTTATCGACAAGGTGGGTAGGCGACCTCTACTCATGTGCGGAGCCTTTGGAACATTTGTGTCTctcgtcattgtcggcgcAGTCGTCGGCGCGTACGGCCCCGATCTCCAGTCGCACAAAGCAGCGGCCTGGACGGGCATCGCATTCATCTACATCTACGACATTAACTTTTCGTATTCCTTTGCGCCCATCGGCTGGGTCCTGCCGTCTGAGATTTTCAACCTCGGCAGCCggtccaaggccatggcgattACAACGAGCGCCACGTGGATGTGCAACTTTATCATCGGCCTCGTGACGCCGGACATGCTGGACAAGATCACGTGGGGGACATACATCTTCTTTGCGTGCTTCTGCCTCATAGCCCTGGCGTTCACGTACTTTGTCATCCCGGAAACAAAGGGAAAGAGTCTCGAAGATATGGATATCGCATTTGGAGACACGGCCGCCCACGAAGAAAAGATGAGGCTGTTTGGTATCGCGGCTACCCTGGGTCTGACGGCATCCGTGCCAGAGGAGAAGATTGAAGCCGCAAGGGGAGAGATGGAAGAGTATGCGTAG